The region gatcgtctagttcATCGGCAAGGGTCCTAGGACGGTATCGACTATCCGACCAATAGCGGTTTAGGGGTTAACTGTTTtaccatgttatatcttgtcagttacaggatcaaactggcTGGCACGTCCaacatttctaagaattaggtcctgcactggagtggtctaagattgattcccaggcctacgtgcgTAActgttgattgtcattttcaacgtcaacacatttttggcacgcctAGTGGGACAGTCCTAAGAAGAACCCGATCCAACCACGAGTCAGTCAAGCATTCATCGAGTCAAGACAGGAGCAATGGCCATGAAAGAAGTCAGCGTGGAGAACATCCTCCCGTCACTTGGGAGAACCTCACCGAAGAGCAGCGGGCCTTGATGCAGCTGCACATGGACAAATTCCAGAAGCTGTGCCTCGAGTCGTTTAGCATGACTCGGGGTGGCCCGGTGCAGAAGTTTCGGCTCCCGACACCCAACTCGGAGCCAGGAAAAGGCAACGATCCCCCTCTGGAGAATCAGCCAAATCTACAGGATATGGTAGATTCGGCAGTCCATCATGCACTCATCCAGTCAGGAATGCTGGCAAACACCCTGTCAAGGCTGATTCGGCAGGTAGCCGATGGCGCTCCTGATGGAGAGTCACACCAAAAGGGGTCAAAGTACTTCCCAGATGGGGAGAGGTCCAAATATCGGCCGTATAGAGATGGGAGAGACCCCTAAGAGATGAGGAGCCGATACAACCGCATCCTCGCATTCAACCCGAGGAGCCTCCAGAGAGGCCCAGGCAGCCTTATCAGGAGAGGACTCCACCCATGTATGCTTGGTACGCCAACCCATACCACAGGGAGAACCAGCAGAACCAGCCACCTCTAGCGTGGAGCCGATGTGTGAAAACCAGTTTCGTCAGCCGGACCCAGCGCCCAGGGGGCAATTCAGGGATGAGGACTGGACAGACCGCATAGCAAAAGTTATGTAGGAGCGTTTCGGCCTACGGCCGAAAGAGCAAACTACAATGTATCGGTGCCCATACCTAAAGTGGTTTGAAAGGGTGTCGTTACCTCACCGGTACTGGGTAACAGATTTCTCCAAGTTCTCCGGGCAGGATGGCACGTCAACCATTGAACACGTCAGCCGATTCCTAGCCTAGTGTGGCGAAGCATCGACTGAGGACGTGCTTAAAGTACGGTTCTTCCTGTTATCACTTTCCGAGTCGACTTTCACCTGGTTCTCATCCCGGCCTCCCAATTCAGTGAGAAACTGGGCCGACCTCAAGAAATAATTCCACAAGTACTTCTTCGCGGGAGTACAGGAGATGACCTTGACCGATCTCACCACCGTGAGGCAAAGGGTGGATGAATCGGTCCACGATTACATGCAGCGGTTCGAAACGTAAGGAGCCGTTGCTACCGTTTGAATCTGAGCGACCAATAGCTGGCCGAGTTGGCATTCCAAGGCTTGCTTGGCCAAATCAGAGAAAAGTTCTTGGTCCAAGAGTTCGTGAGCTTGGCACACCTTGTGCAGAAGGTATCGGCCCATGAAGTCGGATACCAAGAAGCCATGAAAGACAAATTCCAACGCTGAGTCGCATACCTGGCTGAAGAATCATCGGACTCCGAGCTCGACGAGTCAGACATAGGTCTGGCGGAATGGACCAGGAACAAGGAGCCAGTCAATTGTCCCTGGGTAAAAGGAGCAAAAGAGATAGAGAGATTTGACTTCGATGTCAACAAAGCCGATAAGCATTTCAAGCCGATAAGCAAAAGATACTGAGATAGAGAAGCATTTCAAGGAGGTGAAGAAAGTTAATGCAAGATTATTGGAAATTTTGGATAATGTCTTTTACTAGGGCAAAGGTCAGAGGCAACCATACAAgcagatgatgaagaagatgagAACAATAACTCATTTGTTgaaagtgatgatgatgagttaGTAGAAGAGATGGAAGTTGATGCCTAAGGTACAAAGAATGGCAAATGCAATAGCCAACTATCCAAGGTACAAGAATAAGACAAGTGGTACATTTGAACTTGGGATAAAGTTTAATAGCAAGAAACAGTTTAAGAAAACTGCCACAACATATGCTCTTGTTGGAAGAGGGTGATTAACTTTATCAAAGATGATCAGAAGAGGGTTAGGGCTAAATGTGGCTGGGTTATTGTCCTCGGGTTTGCCAAGGTGTGAAAGTTGGCAGTTTGTCACTCTAGAGAGTGTGCATGTTTGTCCACCTAGAAGAGATAAcaagataattattttctactaAGGTTGCTAAGAAGTATGGCAAGTTTATTGCTGCTAACCCTTCCTAAAACATGATCCACATGAAGATCATTGTAGAAATTGTTGAAGATTCTATATCCAAGCTAAAGAGGCTAAAATTAATTATCGTGGAGAGAACAATGTGTGCCACCAAGGAGCAAGACCAAAAGTTGTACAACTACAAATAAGAGCATGGATAGATAACAATTGATAAAATTCTACACCAACCCTAGATGAGTATCCTAGTGAGAGTGATGCCAATGTTAGGTTTACCTTACCACGGAGAGCTCCAATGCCGATGCTCGGTGGACCGCGATTATCGTGGTTTTGGGCAGTTTCTCGCCGCGATAATTGTGAAGAGAAACTATTGATTTTGTGAACGCTAGCCCTTGTACCTTTCTTCTTTAGCTGACCAAGTGAATCTTTGACTTGTGAAGGACGATATGTGCTTCTAGTTTTTCTAACTAGGAAGATGTACATATTGACGACACACATTGGGGACAAATGATAGTGATGATAGAGACAATAGAGAGGTAGAGGTGGTCGTGACAACACCAACTTCTAGAGGTCCCACTACATAGTCACAAAGGCAAGTCCCTAGTGTGCAATTCACACGTAAGGTTGTAGTTCAACTTACATTTTTACTCCAAGACATGAAAATGCTTTCCACTTACACAATTTTATATCTCAAATTTAGGTGAGGCTGACATCACTCATGCCACTTAGGACCAAGACCATGGTGCTCTAGGCTCACTATGTGTTACTTGGACAATGCAAGGACGTGAATATTCATGGGGTCCTTTCATTTCAAAGGTGAGCAACAACTCGGTTAGTTCAAGTAGCATCAATGAAAGTGCTTGGACAAGATACGCATATAACTGTCCTGATTTTTCTAATTGTTCTACTATCACATAGGTGTATGAGTGGTAAGAGCCGAAGGGGTTTGTTTAGTTGTACACCCAATGATAATCAACTATTTGCTGGACGAACCAAAGTTGGTTGGATTATAAGGCATGATTGCTTCGAGCGAAGGTTTGATACTCATGTCTATAGAGGAGTACAAAATGGCATAACAACAATTGCATATGTACAATCCATACCAATATGACCCTCCATATATATCTCTATTTTGGTCGTGTTGTTATGGACAATATTTGGTATTGTATAATAGATATAGATACTATCATATTTCTActatttcatattgtattATGAATTGTATCATGGACACTATAATATTTGTACAATGTATATTATCATATTTCTGCTAGCTAATAACATATTATGGTGTAGGCATGAATTTTAACTTCCAATTGTGTTCTatattaattgcacaattatttattgtcataaataatatttgaatGTCCATATTTTAGTAGAGGCCTTGCtgaacttttctgtttagcgaATACTATGTCCTAAATGGTCCAAATATGTGATATTAGTTATTTCTTagtttttcataattttttataaaaattatgacTTTATTCCATTTTTATTCCCCTTAGAATGAGTTACTCACGTTTTTTAAGGAACCATGCGATAATAAATCCAAACTACGAAAATTGCGCGATAATCATCCTACCGCAAGTCCCTGATTTCGATAACATGCATGGTAAAAGAAACCCTACCTAGAATAACCAAGTATTGCAACCTTATGGATGCacaatactccctccaatcaaatatatttatcgtCAAcaaaagttctaaaatttcaagacgaaatattatgttataatgaatttataaaatctaataagtttatgatgctatgataatatttttgagGAGAATCTATgtgtatcattttttatttaaactatgtatttaataaattattaatgctcaaaattttgaaaccgaATCTCATCCTAAacgacaatttttttttactagagggagtatatgttttttggGTTCAAGGATAATTTTTATACTCGGTGACGACACGAGAGATCTAAGACCATCCCCAGCAGTACATCCATCCCATCCtctatcataaaaatagaggttaaatgataaaaattaagctccagcagaacatccattctattatctatttttagatgtcatccattttaggagagaggaacttcatatttgaattctctctctccatcatgtcatatataggtgatctgctagagtacaaagagatatgaacgataaaattgttttagatgattatccaaatgaagatatagatgaccaaatttagatgagtggCTAGGATTCTCTAATTCTTTTCCACCGTGTTTCCTTCACTGGGCTGCAGAAAGCCCATAGAAGCAACAGCCGAGGCCCAAAGTGTAATCAGTTGGGCTGGCCTTTGACTTTGCTGCACCCAAGTCTACAGCTCCTCCCTCGGCTTCaactagtactactactactccccCCTCGTGACCCCCTccgtttctctctctctgtcgcTCGGTGATTTCGCCCGCCGCGTGCGACCGAGCAGCGGCGATCTCCACCCCCCCCACCCACCCCCGcgaccaccgtcgccgccgcatcctTCTCCCCGCCGGTGAGCTCCCCCCCCTGTACCTGCgcacatcctcctcctcctcctctactACTCCCacaccttctctctctctctctctccggtcTTAGACCGTAGCTTCTCTTCTGGATCTGGAAGCTTTTTTCGTTTCCTGGTACTGGTGTGGCGGCTGCAGTTCGTTTCCGCGAGCTGcacccccgcgcgcgccgagTTGGGAGCATGTAGTGATGCATGAGGGAATGGGTGGGTTGCGCGTGCCGCCTAGCCGATCTCGTGCTGTGCTGCCACCGCTGGATCGCGGCGCTGTGTTTTCCTGATGAGGGAATACCGCCATCTGCATCCCGTTTTTGTGTTgctgtttgtttttgtttttgctccaTGTGAGCCGGGGATCTGGGAGCGGAATTCCATTTTTAGTTTGGGTACGCTGGATAAATCTTGTGGAGGTGGGAGATTTAGAGGGGATATGATTTGGGATTGCAAATGGTAGGTTTGCCAGTTGGGTTGTTTGGTTAGCTTTGACTTGGTGTTGAGCATTGGTTAGTACTGGTTTCAGGTTCAGAATTACAAGCATCTGGTAGGTGGAATGAATCCGTGGAAGAATCTATGGTTTTGGATCGCCAAGTCTGTAGAGTTAACTATGCTATTTCTGTAAAAATCTAGAATCTGTCACACCAATTTAGGTAATCCCGGGATATGACACTTGATGGCCACTGATTTAGGCCCACGTATCAGTGAAGCATCAAGTGGAGGAATCCTGAATTGCTAAGCTTTGGAGTGTTATTCCTACAGTTAACCTATTATCTCTTAATCAATAATGCTGCACTCTGTGAAGAACATACTTCATCCACAACATCTGTGAATTGGCAAACACTTTTGAAATGCACATCCACAAGATGTATATGACCAGACGATcctgtaaagaaaaaaaaaagaagtcagAGATAATTTGTTCCCACCAAGGATGAGGATAACACATCGGCCTGCGTGTAAAGGAGCTGTATGGCGCCTCCTCATGACACACATGGCACACCACGCCACCCACCTGTCACTCTACGATCTGCACAGCACATCCTTCCCCCCTCTCACCTTGGTAAAGGAAATTGGTGGAAGAATTAAAGCAGCAGCAGTCATGAGGTGATATCAATAAATGAAAAgcgagaaaaaatatataatgggTTAAACTACCTTCTATAAATACAGATCTGTCTGTCCCGTTTCGCTCAAATCAGAGTTCATCCATATCATTGTTGTGATTGTTTTGTTAGTTGTCGCCAGTACTAGATTACACTGTGGGGATTTGTTTTCTCAGGTTATGTGTCCTTTTCTTGCTATGccctgatttttttctatttggttgGCATTGTAACTGCGTTTTGGGTTTATATGTTCAACACTAATTGGGTGATGCTAAGTGTGGTATCAACATATGGATCCTGAATCACATATctgaatatattatttgtgtgGTAGAAAGTATCCTTGGTCAGTTTTTAGGCGTAGGTCACTGTTTATGTGCAAAACGTTCCCCACAAAGATCCCAGGTTGATCGGGTTGAAGTGTGCTCCTTGCCAAAAGGTTTTTACAAGTTGGGGATAAAAATGTCCTTGTGTTCCTGGGCAGGAACGCTTCCTACGACCAGTTTCCCGTGCTCCTCAATCATGACTGTTATGCCCCCTTAGCAGTTAGTAGTCTTTGGTTGATGCTCCTTTGACTGAGCATTTGGTTGGGAATTAGGAGTGTGCTTCTGGTGGGTTAAATGAATTGCAACTAAATCCTAGCTTTTCTGGACACCATTTCCAATATGGTGAGAAGTTTGTTATGgcattatttcttttgtttgcatCCTTTAAGGGGCCAATAAGTGTTCTGCATCTTCCACTGCATTTTCGCATTGTATGTTTGGATTATTGGTTAGTGATAGTCTCCCTGGCGTGATGTAGAACTAGACAGCAGTAGTTTGTCACTTTTAGTAAGGACTAGCATGGCCTGGAAGATGCATTTTTTGCGGGTAGCTAACACACGCCATTTTCCTTTGCACCTGTTGTTCTTGTGTGGTGGCAATCCAAACATGACCAGAAGGTAAAGTTGGTTAGGGGGATGACtgctaaaaacaaatatggatGAAGGAACAGATGACAACAGCTTGGTCCTAAACCTCTGATCAGTAGATAATTAAAGTTCTTGAATGACGTGTACCTGCATGTTTCTGTACCAACCTAACCACAGATATTCCTTGAACTGCATACGTGAAGCATCCTGCAAACTCATGTACCATGCTGCGATATGATGTATATGAACTACACACTGAACCAATATTGCTCTGCCTACCTTCTCCAACATAAGATTAGGCTGAACTATCACGTGGTACTCTTGCCCAGTTGTGTGTTGGTTAATTTGGATGGGCACATAGAAAATTCACTGAACCAGAAATTTTAATGCAAGTAAAAGCATGCATCatagccttttttttattctcagATGGGCTCAGTAATGACTTGTGCCCTTTATGGTTACCTTATTGTAGTTAACTAGGTATTAGGTACTCTCAGCATTTATACCCCTAGGGCATCGGAACTTATGCACTTAATTCTGTCAACTGTTTGAAGTGAAAAAGTGGGTAAGCACATGCAACTGTGTTGTCTATTGACTGCGCTCTTGTAGTTATTTTTCAGGGTGAAGAAATGGAGGCCACTGGTGCTGAAGCTACGTTGTCCCAGGTTAAAGCTGTTGATGGAGAAGATAACATTTTCCAAGATAAGGAAAGTAGAGCTACTGCCAAGGAGCGTGGGGAGGCAGCcttgtttggtttggaaaACACTGCTCCAAATGGAGCCATAAATCCTGCTGATCTTGCACCCCCAAAAGATGCTGTGGATGAGTGGCCTGAACCTAAGCAAActcattcatttttctttgttaaaGTTCGTCCATATGAGGATCCTAACCTGAAGATGAAACTTGATCAAGCTGACAAGGAGTGCCAGAAAAAGATACAAGCTCGATCCCATATTTTTGAGGCCTTGAGGACCAAGAGGGTATGCTCTCCGAGTCCTGATCTCAcagaacaaaaacaataacctttttcacatTCTTAATTCCAACTAGATGGGTAATGTGCTAGGCATTTGAATATCTTGTTTTAAACTTGTTGATTTATTGCACAGTGTTGTATTGCTTCTCATTAGCTAACCtcattctttttctctccAGAATGAGCGATCCAATATTATATCCGAACTGAAGCCGTTGACTGCAGAGAATAAACAATATAATGTAGTTGTGAGTGGAAAATTGAAGGAAATAGAACCTCTTCAAAAGAGTTTAGGCAAGTTTCGTAGTGAAAACAATGCAATGCGTGCACAAGGGGCAGGTTTGTGCTCATCAATTGAGGAGCTTGATCAGTTGGtaagattaaaatttggcATGCCTCATTGTACAACTGTTGCATTATTTGATGTGTATGCCTGACTGTCTGCATCATTCCCCTGTAGATCAAGAGCTTAAATGATCGGATTTGTCATGAAAGCATATCCTTAGACGAGGAAAAGAGATTGGtcaaagaaataaaacaaCTTAACGGAACCCGGTCAAAGGTTGTTGAGAATGCTGCTAAGAGAGCTAAAATGCAAGATACAGTTGGTGAGAGAGACACAATACACGATCAAGTCAAAGTAAGTATATCCAGATaaaactttgtatatatagCTGCATGTTCCACTGGAAATTGAAAGGTCAGTAATGGTTCCTATTTGATTTTATCTATTGTCTCAGCAAATTGGCGTGGGCATTGATGAGGTTAAAAAGGAGAGACAAAATGTTAGAGACAAGATTAAGGTTCTTGAAGATCAACTCCATgctgttgatgatgaaattgcTGCACTTCAGGATGATCTTACTGCAGCTACTGCTAGAAAAGATAAAGCATTTGATGCTTTAAATGAATTGAGAAAAACACGTGATCTTAATGTAAGTAAATGTCCTCTACTGTGTGGAATGTTATCtgaatttcataatttttttcttgcagtGAAAACACATCTGTGCTGTTGAAAATTATATAGCAATTTCATGTGACCATAATTCATTTTTCCAAATGTGCTTCACATTTATATCAGAATATCAGCGAACTGTAATGTAAAATGAATCCTTTCTTTGACTTGGTTAGTTATGAAATAATCTTATTCTAGCAATAAGCTGATGTAAGTTTCACTGTTCTTGAACATTGatcaggatttaaatttgctGTTGATCCGGTTATTACTTTGCTGAAAAGCATAGGATATCATTTTTATCTGCcttaaactttattttatcttttatttctatttctattaattattttgctattATTTCGATTACAAGAGCATGTGACTTTTGTTGATGGTTTCTGCTGAACGCTTTTCTGATTCAGAACGTGTCCTTCCATCAATACCGCACAATCTCAAACAATGTTAGAGACCTTTCAGCAAGAGGTGAAGTAGAAATGGTGCAGCAGCTCTGCCAGAATGAGGTTTGCCTGCAATATAACTAATTCTACTTGCGTTTTCTTTTGAAGCTTGGCCTGTTGCTGACCCTCCGTGGCAAATGGGTGTTTCACTTTTCATAGGTTGAAAAGTTCATGGCGCAGTGGGGCAGCAGCAAGTCATTTAGAGAGGATTATGAGAAGAGGATACTGGTTTCCCTCAACAGTCGGCAGCTGAGCAGAGATGGACGAATGAGGAATCCTGATGAGAAGCCTATCGTTCTGGAAACACAAGTGGCACCACCTGCCGAACATGAGCCTGCTCCCTTGAAAAAGCCTGTGAAGCAGGCAAAGGAGGCTCCTGCTCCACCTGCAGATATTACTCCAAAGGATGAGATTCACGTCAAAGCGCCAGCAAAAACTGCTAAGGCCAAACCATCCCTTGAGGTTGGTGATATTCCAGATGTCTATGATGATGAGGCCCCGAAGGAGAAGACAAAACCTAAAGTAGTAGATGAAGCAAAGTTGAAAGAAATGAAGAGACAGGAAGAGATCGAAAAGAACAAGCTGGCGCtggaaaggaagaagaagcatgCTGAGAAACAAGCAATGAAAGCGGTGGCACGAGCAGAAAAAGAAGCTGAGAGGAAGCTTAAGGTTGAtacataacttttttaaatgtCTCTGTACTCTTAGCCTCTTCTTTGTTACATTCTCATATTTTCAGTCACTCATGCGATTAACTGTTtcaggagaaggagaagaaggccAAGAAGAAGAGTGCAGCGGCGGGAGGTGCCGAGTCCGAGGAGGCAGCTGAATCCGATGCCAAGTCTGATGAGGCGGTGGAACCTGAGGTCAAGGGGGATGAGCTAGAAGCTCCTGCAACAGTTaaaaaagaacagaagaaGAATCCGTGGCATAAAACTACGGTGACGAAAACGAAGGCCCCTCTTCCAAAGGCCGTCCTGAAGAGGAAGAAATCCCAGTCATACATGTCATGGATTGCACCCGCAGGAGCATTTGCAGCCGTGCTCGTGGTCCTGCTTGGAGTAGTGGTCTACTACCAGCACTACTACTACCTTCCAGCTAGCACCAGCAACTGATGAAGAGAGTGCTCTGGCTGTGATCTTAAAAGTGCCTGCCTGATCAATTTTGCGTATGACTAGAGGCACGATCTCTGCTGGAGCTCCCTAAGAGACTCCTACATATCGTTCCTATTGTAGTTTTTACTCAGTGAATGCTAGAGAATGATTATACCGTTAATTTTGGCTGGAGAATGGTTTTTCCTTTACTATACTGTATGTTGGGATCTGTTGTAGATGAATGGACAGGTTGCcttatcaaataaacaaataattgtTTTGCTGATGGATGTATTTTCCGGCTGATGTATTTAGGGCTTGCTTCGGTTGGGTTCTTTGCCGCGGCAAGTTACACGCGTCTCATGACATGAATTGATGAAAAACCTTTGCTAGAAAGCAACCATTAATGGTCTATTGTGATGCAGTTGTAATCCATGCTACGTGTCACGAGAATGATTATATTAAAGGattgattgtttggcttttagcaatgagaaaatatttgtgaatataatttttatatacttgtccTTAGTaataaaagccaaggctaaaaaataatgataaaatttgcCTGTTGCCACCaggcattaaaaaaacacgtaattagccgACGGACACTGTAAGATCATGAATTTATTGCAAGgcaccataaaaatatggtaattagctggtagacactttgactattattttattaatttcggagtcaataattttaaaaatgacaagattGTCCTTAGTGcccgtgtcgccgccgctaGGTCGCTGCCGCTGTCGCCTCCTCAATCGCCatgtaggctagggttcgaGTGTGGTGCAGTGTCGAGACCGACTATGTCTAATTTGACCGGACCCTGTTAATATAATGGGGTGGCCACCGAGGTaatctcatcatttttaaaatttttgactctggaattaataaaataatggctaAAATTTCTACTAGCCAATCACCATATTCGCCCTACagcaaattcatgatcttacggtgtctaTCGGTTTATTACATGTTTTTTCAATGCCCTGTAGTAAGTTTTGccaaaaataaactgtaatgAAGAAACTCTAAAACAagctttgataaaaaaaatcctaaaatcaacttaaaatttaaggttgttaaattttagaaactgcGTAACGCATATCACGGTGATCTCAAATATCACAGGGTATGCATCAATAAATTGCTATCGGTATACATCCACCCATCTTCTCTATAGACTATAGTCAATTGTACAAAAATTGTAAGCACTCGTGTATATGCAGTTGTCAAGTATATCATATGGCCTATTCACAGATTGAGTGTATACTGTATAGTAGCTGAAacgaaaaaacacaaaattgcCGCTGCACAAAGAGTAAAACTCACAAATCACACAACCTTTTCATCTTTTAGACCAGCGTGGACCAACTCCAAGAATCTGACCCTCTGCCCGCATCCATGGAGCCTGCCACATGCTGAGAGGTGACGGCATAACTCGCCCGGATAGTGTTGGTGTTGCTGGTACCTTTCAAATGTAGACATCATAACTGTGCACAGTTCAACATATCGTTTGCAAGCtgcaaatatatacatacaaaaGGATTCAACCTTTCGAGCTGTCCACAATTCAAAGCTTCTTTGGGAGATTGTATGCTTTCTTGAGGAACTTCGTAGCCGCCTCATCATTTCGGTAGCACAGAACTCGCAAAATTGTGTTTGGATTGCTTGGGCTCCACTGCGCGGGTACTGGAGGCATTGGGAACCCAGATTTGGTTGTGGAGCCACAAGATTCAGAGATTGCTCGCTTGAACCGATCGATGAGGGTCCCTGTGTCTGTCCGCAGGAGTGGCAGAATGTTCTTCACCTCTGACGACGCCTTGTCAACTAGTTCCTCTGGCAGGCCACGGCCATTGGCTACATACAAGCTCCTGAGGGCTCTGAAATCATGCTCTATCATCTGAGAGTCCTGAAGGGTGAAGGCACGGGTAGGTCCACCAGCCAGAAGAACCAACAAGAACCCATCAAAGGAGCCTTTCATCAACGTAGTTATCACCCGGTTCCGCACACCATTATGCACTATGCCAGATACCATCCTAAGGATAGGATCAAGCTCTCTCAACAAAGGCTCCACCCTGTTTGATGCAGTATCACCAGCATACAGTGAATCCAAAAGAACATGACTCAAGTCATTGTATATCACCTTATACGCAAATGTTTCACACAGCTGTCGAATGCCTTCTTGGCAGGCTGCCTGAGATAGCTTAAAGGGGATATTCAGCTCGTATGTCTTGTGGTCAATTGATCCTATATTTTGGAAGTATGTTTTAATCTTCTTCTCCAAGCTCTGCAACTCAGTTTGGACATAATAGAGTGTATTTATTCGAACACAGAGTTCAGGAATGTCTGACAGACCATTTGTGGTTGATCCAACTTGCGATCCACGCTTCATAAGAACCTGtggcttttcctttttcttgaaTAACTTGGATCCAACATCACATCTTGTTAAATGAGGTAGTTGGGGAATAAGAGTACTCTGAGTTCCTGTGAATCAACACAAACGTAATTCACCACTGGTAAATTGTACGTGAAAAGACGTATTTTCATTCATACGTACCACAGGCAGTTTTTGATTTAGAGACATAATACAGAAGATTCCTATCGAGTCCGGTTGTTAGATCAGAATGAAGAGTGGAGTGCATTGTTATAGGCAACTGAAAAAACGCTTGAAAAGTCTCTTCAATTATCTGCATCATCTTCACCGAGGAAGGAGCAAAGTTCTCTCCATTACTCTTTGGCTTCCAAGTCTGCAAAATAGTTCACCAACTTAGTGAAATAGTTATTACATTTTGGGGTAAAACAACAAACCATTGCACAAAATACTGTGAAAGAGTGC is a window of Oryza brachyantha chromosome 8, ObraRS2, whole genome shotgun sequence DNA encoding:
- the LOC102721471 gene encoding proton pump-interactor BIP131; the encoded protein is MEATGAEATLSQVKAVDGEDNIFQDKESRATAKERGEAALFGLENTAPNGAINPADLAPPKDAVDEWPEPKQTHSFFFVKVRPYEDPNLKMKLDQADKECQKKIQARSHIFEALRTKRNERSNIISELKPLTAENKQYNVVVSGKLKEIEPLQKSLGKFRSENNAMRAQGAGLCSSIEELDQLIKSLNDRICHESISLDEEKRLVKEIKQLNGTRSKVVENAAKRAKMQDTVGERDTIHDQVKQIGVGIDEVKKERQNVRDKIKVLEDQLHAVDDEIAALQDDLTAATARKDKAFDALNELRKTRDLNNVSFHQYRTISNNVRDLSARGEVEMVQQLCQNEVEKFMAQWGSSKSFREDYEKRILVSLNSRQLSRDGRMRNPDEKPIVLETQVAPPAEHEPAPLKKPVKQAKEAPAPPADITPKDEIHVKAPAKTAKAKPSLEVGDIPDVYDDEAPKEKTKPKVVDEAKLKEMKRQEEIEKNKLALERKKKHAEKQAMKAVARAEKEAERKLKEKEKKAKKKSAAAGGAESEEAAESDAKSDEAVEPEVKGDELEAPATVKKEQKKNPWHKTTVTKTKAPLPKAVLKRKKSQSYMSWIAPAGAFAAVLVVLLGVVVYYQHYYYLPASTSN